Genomic segment of Vulpes lagopus strain Blue_001 chromosome 7, ASM1834538v1, whole genome shotgun sequence:
CCCAGCGGTGTGTGAGAATCACTCTGGGTCTGGTGCTGTTTGGTTGGCTCTGGTCTGCAGTGTCCTCAGAACCCAGTGGGCTGGAGCTTGATGCTCCAGTATGCACACCTCAGGGTCCAGAGTCAGAGTTGCTGATCCTAAGTCAACACTaggaaatcaggaagtatgatttATAAGTATATTGTTACATTTCCTCTTTGCAGAAAGGGGAATAAATTCTTCTCAATGAATGGCTTAGGAAATTCCCTCTCTCCTGGTTCCACTCAGATGAGTAGAGGTCCAATCAGTGTAACATACAGTCTCAAGGCTGTTGTACAGTGGACATCTCCCCTTCCCTGGTTCAACCTCACCTCCAACTGAGTGAGACACCTGCAGTAGGGACAGGAAAAGCGTcaatttatcttctctttcttcctcccactgCCTCCATTACATGGAGGAGCATGGCGTAGGGGAACTACAAGAATAGGAAAGGACTCACTCAGGATGTTTGCAATCCAGCTGAATGTCCCTCATAGGAGTATCCAATGAAGGCCCATGTTGATATCTCCATTGGGATGTTGGAGCAGGCATAGTCCAGGCCTTCTAGGCTTCTACCTCCTCTGTGGTAGAGCAGGAACAGAAGGGTAGCTCCacctctttctcctcatcctACCCAGGAAGACCATATGCAGCCCTCATTGTTGGGCATGTCCCTTGTAACAGGCTCATTAAAATGATCCTTGCTTTCCCTTTCCTCGACCTGTCAGCTGTCCTTTCCTGACCCAGGATGGGAATCCAGGATGGCAATGATATATTAATAATCTCTTAGCCACAGAAGGATTTCATAACTTGTTATGGATATTTGAAATCTTGGCAGATATTTGTAAAACAGACCTTCTCTATCACCCTGTTGCAGTCACACAGCACCCTCCCTGGGGCCTCTTGTGACCACCGTTACCCTGggttgcttttccttctgctctctcaTGAGAATGAACATGACAATCACTGAAATGTTAAGCAGCTGCCCAGAGTCACCCAGATGTAGTGAGCAGTGCTAGGCTCAGATACCTGGTTGGGGCAGATGCATTGACTCTACGTGAGGTCACAGCTGGGGTCAGGAAGTGAAATCCACAGTGAATGTAGCTTCTGCACTCTGATCTCCATGGGTGGAAGTGAGTTAGCCCCTGAGCTGGGCACATTGCGCAGCCTCAAGTAGTTACTTTGCAGGCAGTGTCTGCACCTATCTGAAAGCCAGCCTCACAAGGGGCTGAATGTGGACTTCTCACTAGTCTGGGTGCTGACATTAGAAGAACAATCTCAGGTAGGATGCAGCAGGGCTGGTCTGAGAACACCCCTACCCTTCCCTGGGATTCTGGGCTGAAGATGCTTAAATAATCTTGCATAAGCTTCAAGCAAATGCTGTAGGAGTCCCACCCTCTGGAATGGAGAAAGTGAAGCTAGTTCTCCCCCTTTTTGAGATTTCCAAGAATAGAAACTGAAAACTACTCTTGCTTAATTCCCTCCAGCTTGGGCTGGGAGCCTGCCACCACCTTTATCCAGAAATTACACAACTCTGAGCAGAAAAGGCACTGAAACAGAAAACCCTGCAATTTTGTACTTCCtaactccttttctttcctttctctaggCTCTTCCTAGGACACCCCAACCCAACACAATTCCATTCCTTCCTTACAGAGTATCCTGGATCTGAAACCAGTTTTGGATGGTCCCAGAGGAAACTGTCTCTGCTTAATGGCTGCCCATGATAGGTAATTTCCAGGAAGACCACTGATTTCTGCATGATCACAGTCACCTGCTGCTTCTTGGAGCAGGAAAGTGAGAGAGCTCCTACTGTTCAGCTTGGCTAATAAGCCTGCTAGTGTGAAGACATGAAAGGTGGAGTCTGAGTCCAGGGCAGGAGAGCTTGGGAACTGGTTTATCCATTTCAGTGAATATTCACAGCAGGGCTCCTCTCTAGCATTCTTCAGGGACAAAACTTGGCACCCAAACTCTTTGTCTGCTTCAAACCCATTCATCCCTCCAGTATGGAGGCAATGAGCCCACCACCTCTAGGTTCATAGCATTGAGGGTCTTCTGATGGGGATAGGGTTGGAAAATGACAGCAAGTTTTGCCATTCATATTCTCATAGAATCTAAGTAGGATGTAAGACAATGACAATTTCTAGGGTAACCTGGGATTGGGACAGTCTGTCTGGAGCACCAGCTTGGACCTTCTGTGGGTTGGGGACTGGGGGTGGGATTTCAGGGACAAGCTGCCTACAATGCACATGTATATCTGCATTGGAGAAACTGTCCCTGTTGCTGGACACGAGTTCCATCCTTCACAGATGAAGTCAGTGAAGTGGACTCTTGAATACTCTCTTCCTAGACAGGTCCTTTTGTACTTCATGCCCATTGGTGATTATTAAACTTTCCTAGAACAAAtcaatatgtagattttttttccctcaccccttccctatgatgataaaatgggggaaatgtgGGTCTTGGTCCACATTGGGTTCAAAATCACAGAAGTCCTTGCTACCTTGGATTTCTAGTCTGGTATATGGTTGATCCCTGCTTCATGGCTCAAGATGATTGGGCATGACATGAACTCTAAAGGATCCTGCATGGGAAATCCACTAACGAGTGCTTTTCATTCTGCTTCTTAGTTTATGAAGTCTATTAGGTCCATTATAACAAGAGTTCAAAAAAGTTACCCAAAGGAATAGAATGCAATAGATTAAAATAAAGGGAAGGCAAACTGTTGGTAAACTCTTTCTTCAGGTGTATGCACGTGTGTTGAGTATGTACTTAGTTCCTATGTGGAATGCATCTCTCACTGCCAGTGTCCTTCAGAAAACTTTGAAAGATCTGCATATAAAGTCTGATTATCTTTGCAAGCACAACTGCTGAGCTCCCTCCATAAAGGCCTATGTATCTTTGCTCAGGGACTTTCAAACTCTGTTTGGAGAGGGAAGATCAGAGGCACAACATGAGTAGGATCTACAGAAAGGGAGATTGGGCTTGCATTGGGCTGGTCTCGGCTTCTCAACTTCTGGGTCAGTAATCTGAGCCTCATGTCCTACAGACACATGTGCACTGACCATTCCTGGAAGACTTGCAAATTCTCATGGAGTTACCCTTGTCCCAGCCTGGCCTGGCAGTGTCACATGGCCATAGTACTGCCTAAAAGGATTCTGAGAGGATCCCATGTGCAAGGTTGTATAGAATCAGGTGCAAGACAGGAACCAGATGAGCAGGTAGTGGGGGACAGGGAGCTGTGGTTAGTGCTATGGGGCCTCAGTCACCCCTCCAATAGAGTCTAGCACAGGTGCTCAGGTGAGCAGATATGTGAAAAGTCCATAGTTGGGTCAGATATGGTCACAGAAATAGTCTGGAAGAGGGTAGGTTTATGCTCACCTCCCACACCTACTTTGGGATGGGGGGAGGTCATACTTTTCCCCAGCCTCTACTTGTTTTCCAAAGGGCTGTGGCAGAACTGGCTACAACATTTCAGATGACAGATTAAGGAAGAAAAGTTAATTTATCCATCAGCCAGTAAGTGGGAGATATGCAATGATACATTGTGCTTCATTCATCTAATAGAAATGTGTCCCACACCTGCTGGCCACTAGGCAGAGCCTAGGGAATTATTTACTGTAAGTACCAAGACctgcatatatattattatgataTCAAGTATTTAACATGGGATAGCACAGTACTTTCAGGGACTTTAACCTTTTGAAgagagcaggttttttttttttaattgatctaaCACACAAGAAGTTAAGGTGAGACGGGTACATATGGAGGTTGTGATGGGGTTTAGACAAACCAGGGAAAGGATTGAAGGGCTCCAGCTCAGTTCTTATGTTCTAGCTCTCCTAGGTCTCAAAGGACCTCTGATAAGGACATCTAGCCTTCCCCATCCCATAGTAGGGGCAAACTTACAGGTAAGCAGAATCCATACCCTTGTCCCATGCTCAGGAGCAGAAGAAAGCCCTTCATAGAATCAAGTCAGTGAGCCTGGAATTCATGAAGGAGATTGTTTCTCTGGAGCCATGATGACAGTTCAGGCTTCCAGGAACCTCTATACCCCATAAATATGAATCCAGGTTATTCTGAATAATAGTCAAGAGAGCCCTTAAAGAAGGCTTTGAGTACAAGGTCAAAGGAGGGCTAATCTTAGATATTCTCATTCCAGACTGTTCCTTCAGCTTGAGCCAGCCCAGAGCTCCATCTTTCTGACTTCTATCCAGCTTTGGCCATATGTGCTTTGCCCAACCACCATGTTATTCACACCCTCACCTGCCTCAGGGCATTTCCACTCCTTGCAGGAGGAGGCACCATTCTTGTTGACTATTGCACTTCTCTTGGTGAAGGACCCTGAAGACTTTGTGGGCACAGGCCTCGGAAGATTCTGGTCCCTAAGCAGATGCGATGGTGATCACATCATAATCCATCAGCTTCCTTCCCTCTGAACTCCCAGCATCTCCTGATCATTTCATTAGGCATCTCTATCTCCCAATGGGGGTCAAGTTCACTGCAACATTTTCTGAGAAGTGGGAACACATTGTGGGTTTTCCCTTCACACTTGGAAATCAGTGAGTTTTCTGTAATGTGTAGTGAGGATGGGAGTTGAGAGAGGACTGTGATTTCCATTCTCTCCACAAATTAGTAAGGGTGTATCCAGGAGGAAGTAAATGGCAGTTAACAGCAACAAATGGACCCACATCCCCAAGAGAAGCATCTTAGCATCCAGCCATTCCTTGGCCTCTGGAACTAGAGATTCAGCATTAAGTAGGATCATCCTCCCCTCCTGTCCAGACAGAAACAGAGAATCACACTGTGGGTTTAAATCTTGGATCCCAGGTCATTGCTATGCCATTTAAGGCTTGTTTCTCATCTGTGAGAcactgtttcttcatctgtgaccAGGAATAATACTATTTCTTGTCTAACAGAGCTTGGAGAAGATTAATCAAGAAAAGGCATGCAGAAGATCCTTCCCAGACAGACTCACAGATCAGAATCTTCATACGCTGCAGTAAGAGTTGGAGGGAGTAAGGAGAACCAGAGAAAAGTCATCCTCAGAGGTCCTAATAAGACCAGAGAGGATTCACCAAGAGGTTACTGTGAGGCCTGCCCAGAGCTCCACTCGGACCTTAGCATGAAATCCTCACTGGAGACATGTGAGGTGGGTAGCATAGCTTCCTGGCTTGCACAAGACAGAACACCGGGGATCAGTTTTCAGTGTGAAAACATTCACATTACCATGGGTCCAGCTTGTCTGCAAACTCTGTCAGGGCTCTTGGCAGTTTCCTCATTGGCAGGGTATGTCTAGGCCTAATGCTGGATGAAAGTATTCAGAGAAGACTGGGGGGCAGTGATGCTAGCAGGACCCACCAGTGGAGAGGAAAGCCAGTGTGATAGGTAAAGTCTGCACCATGGGACCTGCAACTCAATATGAAATTTGTTCTACTGATGAGACTGCAGTCCTTTTGAGCAGAAACCTGAACATTTGGGTGTGAGTTCTCATCTTCAGAAGCATCAGGAGACCCCATATATGGCTCTGGGAGGGAAGAAGCCCTCATACAATAGAAGGCCTCATGGCCTCACAGGGAAACTCCTCAGCAAAGAGTCAATCttgaattagaaaatgttttaaaatttgtattggTGCACATAGAGATAgtagatgtcttttttttaaaatttatttatgaaagatacaatgagagagagagagaggcagagacataggctgaggaagaagcaggctccctgcaaggagcctgatgtgggactcgatcctggatccagggatcatgccctgggccaaacgcaggcgctcaactgctgagccacccaggtgtcccgagataGTAGATGTCTTCAGGGAAATTACCACAGCAACCATAGCCTGTGGGATTGTGAAAGCCCACCAGTCAGTACTGTGCATAGCCCCTAGGAGTAGAGGCCACTAGGTAATCCCAATCAGTTCCCTTTTCAGTTCTGCCTGATAAAATGCTTACAATTTTACTGTAGGGCTCAGcttagaaagtttattttatttttttaaagatttatttatttattcatgagacagagacagagagagagagagagagagagagagagagagaagcagagacacaggcagagggagaagcaggttccaggcaggaaccccgaggtgggactccattctgggtctccaggatcacgtcctgggctgaaggcggcgctaaaccgctgagccactgggctgccctaagaGAAAGTTTATAGGAGAATTTAAATACTTATAATCACAATAGTGACAAAGATAAAAAATCATGTACAAAAATAAGTACTGACTTAAAAAATCAGTAGGATATCATTTGGAAAACTACAACTTAATTATTGAAGTGGATGAGGGCCTGGGATTTCTTAGGTATGCGATTAGTGGtgaaatatatggaaaatgggggaaaatgcaCTTTTCActgttgttaaaaataattaaattgttcTTGACTCTGAAGACATAAGTATTGAGGATGGGTGAGTCCTCAGGATTGAAAGGTATGGAGAGTTGGAACAAGCTTGCTTCTGCCCTGTAGACATACTGCTCACCCAGTCAGGGAGGAGATGTACCTATACCTGCCTGGCTCCTGACTGAGCAACCCTCATTATGCTCTTCTGCTCAAGCCCACTTCATCCATAGACTGCTTAAGAGCTGACTATTGGTACCACAGCTGCTGTGCATTCCTCAGCAGGCTCTGAACCCCTAACATGTGCACATCTCCTGAATGAATAcctctgctgcttttcttttcaacaactttattgggatataatttacACATTCTGTGATTCATGTCTTTTAAGTTTTCAGTAGTTTTGAATATATTCACAATGCTGTACCCCTGTCACAatcaaatttagaacattttcattatccagaAGATATCCTGTACCTCTTGACTGTTGGCTTTCTTTTCCCTTATGCCATCTGCACTTCAGATCTAGGAAATCCCCAATATATTTCATAGAATACATGGTCTGATGTGATGTCTGCTTTCACTGAGTATAATGTTTtggggttcatccatgttgtagcaagtaTCAtacttcatgtttttttctttcccaatgcTGTTCTCTTGTATGGAAAGatcatttttgtttatccattgaaCAGTGGGTGGGCAACTGTGTTAATTCCCTTTGAAGGCTActgttaataatgctgctgtgaacatctgcATGCAGGTTTCATGTAGATGTATGTTTTCATCCTTCTTATGTATACACCTAGGAATGTAACTGCTGGGTCATTTGGTGACTCCACTTAagttattttattagttttattgaaaaataactgGCATACCTCACTGTATGAGTTGAAGGCATAtagcatgatgatttgatatcAATGATGTCAAATAGGCATATACAGGATATATTGACACAgtaaattaacatatattatgaAGTAATTCCTGCAATAGGTTAAGCTAAAATCCATCAtctcaataaaaggaaaagaaagaagaaaaaagagaaaaattctcttgttatgagaactcttaggatatTTTATCTTGACAACTTTCTTATGAATCATACAGCAGTGTCATCTATCGTCATCaggttgtacattacatccctagtgCTTACTTATAACTGAAATCTTGTACCTTTTGAACATTTCCTCCAATCTCCTCTCTCTCATGCCATGACTCTGCTGTTTCCTAagtctgttctctttttctatgaatttattttctttttaaattccacacatcAGATTATGTAGTGGTTgcctgatttattttacttagcataatgctttcaaggtacatccatgttgttacaaatggtaggatttcctcgTTTTTAATGGTTAAATATGTGTAAATTTTTGACAAACTATCAATCATTTTTTGCAGAGGCCTGCTGTTTCTCATCTAAATGCCTTTGCAGGGAGTTGATTGTGGATCTGACACCCTCAGTTTGGGATACCAGATCTGATGATACCTCTGCCATCCTGTGTTCCTGGCCCTCCTAACTCCACTGCTTTTTCCCACTTCTGCAGGTCACTCCACTGCTCAGCGATGTGACACAGCCCACCCACTCTCTTCACACACCATTACTTACATCCTCCAACTATGATATGCCATACAATATGGGCTGGAGTAGCTTATCTAAGGAGACTGCCATAAACATTGAAAAGGCCTTGGGAGGAAGGAAGTTGCTGGAGGTGGTCCCTATGGTCAGGGAGACCCTGAAGAGAGCATCCAGTGTCCCATTGAGAATTGCTGTGACTGGGGACTCTGGCAATGGCATGTCTTCTTTCATCAATGCACTGCGGGGAATTGGGCATGATGAGGAGGATTCAGCTCCCACAGGGGTGGTAAGAACCACCCAGATTCCCACTTGCTACTCTTACCCCCACTTTCCCAATGTGGAACTGTGGGACCTACCTGGAACAGGGGCAGGCACCCAAAGTCTGGAGAACTACCTGGAGGAGATGAAATTTAGCCAGTATGACCTCTTCATCATTATTGCATCTGAACAGTTCAGCATGAATCTTGTGAAGCTTGCCAAGGCCATCCAGGTCCTGGGAAAGAGATTCTACATTGTCTGGACCAAGCTGGACAGGGATCTCAGCACAAGTGCTCTCTTGAAAGAACGTCTCCTGCAGAATATTCGGGAGAATATTCAGGAAAATCTCCAGAAGGAGAGGGTTTTCGAACCCATCATATTCTTGGTCTCCAGCTTTGAGCCCTTATTGCATGACTTCCCAGAGCTTAGGAACACCTTGAACAGGGACATTTCTGATATCAGGTACTGTGGTCCCCTAAAGAATCTGTCCCACACTTATGAGAAGGTCATTAG
This window contains:
- the LOC121495793 gene encoding immunity-related GTPase family M protein 1-like isoform X3 — encoded protein: MPYNMGWSSLSKETAINIEKALGGRKLLEVVPMVRETLKRASSVPLRIAVTGDSGNGMSSFINALRGIGHDEEDSAPTGVVRTTQIPTCYSYPHFPNVELWDLPGTGAGTQSLENYLEEMKFSQYDLFIIIASEQFSMNLVKLAKAIQVLGKRFYIVWTKLDRDLSTSALLKERLLQNIRENIQENLQKERVFEPIIFLVSSFEPLLHDFPELRNTLNRDISDIRYCGPLKNLSHTYEKVISDKVTMFRGKIASKSFDTLGIWNADDLGECLIAYHLLFGVDDESLQQIAQSMGKPMEEYKAIMKSRDPHTIIRGDWAVSCMNCNTSSCLYTILRYIPLLGDFIINFLRKWKHRRLLEIVAEDTRTILKKILKDSII
- the LOC121495793 gene encoding immunity-related GTPase family M protein 1-like isoform X1 — translated: MQKILPRQTHRSESSYAAVRVGGSKENQRKVILRGPNKTREDSPRGYCEACPELHSDLSMKSSLETCEVTPLLSDVTQPTHSLHTPLLTSSNYDMPYNMGWSSLSKETAINIEKALGGRKLLEVVPMVRETLKRASSVPLRIAVTGDSGNGMSSFINALRGIGHDEEDSAPTGVVRTTQIPTCYSYPHFPNVELWDLPGTGAGTQSLENYLEEMKFSQYDLFIIIASEQFSMNLVKLAKAIQVLGKRFYIVWTKLDRDLSTSALLKERLLQNIRENIQENLQKERVFEPIIFLVSSFEPLLHDFPELRNTLNRDISDIRYCGPLKNLSHTYEKVISDKVTMFRGKIASKSFDTLGIWNADDLGECLIAYHLLFGVDDESLQQIAQSMGKPMEEYKAIMKSRDPHTIIRGDWAVSCMNCNTSSCLYTILRYIPLLGDFIINFLRKWKHRRLLEIVAEDTRTILKKILKDSII